The following proteins are co-located in the Oryzias melastigma strain HK-1 linkage group LG8, ASM292280v2, whole genome shotgun sequence genome:
- the si:busm1-163l24.3 gene encoding uncharacterized protein si:busm1-163l24.3 isoform X2: protein MAEPGRTIRVSGLPTDIEHKRLKDKLFIHFLRERNGGGEIDSIVIDRVGSALITFEDSGVAQRIIQRRRHTLEVDEKRYKLAAIEHQERLDPDQVILNLTATVDCRLLPGGVTALFRLSKSHDVRTNFTSTQDCWTLQGSYSAMQAALAQLLVPPGGQESADKNASDSSAPSSSRSVQTSQMTHTKVSEEELVEQREKHHNGKTISEDELVKQRGNPLNRKTSDEHNSSSSRNAVSADKDINQNSKPDSPPSTSAEEFTLIMDADMFQYLHKLCRQEYQDILDRYNIEAVDVTRQGLTTLLLKATQREKGGELERMRRAKQAIGQLYLENERKICRGELSKRFLVTIGDLQKVIKCLSSKYPKLLLKEDEQNVYIIGSSSDVSAAKLLLLRLAKDGIKVEQVSSYPSPKDPVSRCLVEDRSPVIATSAERFNDKRLKLTLRSSGSDRKSGGSKTYKLAARFKDSGMTGLGDRPLDFTTRGSLLTSKQAQIRSSADVETPAISGKEFPSVLPQNTGEDILFNSRDRASPFMANTSSPVDSQHQLSPRLSSLSGGSAPSPPGSGQSLKRANSFSGTPLEKSPKSPEDSSKLTVRGRSSSFGGKTAKSKQQAHSEEISDISQVMWLHIEDAYRYRVEDLTSDLQMTKRTSPDGRNLTLILRGADLSKVMLCKQRLQKLVDSVRSDFSVNRIEMSDLAVSDMADENLQACLSEIKNFFKKVSVHNLDKCVILLGPKEMCNQIQAKLLEVFKRDPGQHHYSNPSLQMNVGPSNSLHYRHNSQRMLETQSAKANRTDDSLQWKTTYSSDFSKKELTNGSLHPPPVTKESISRDKVSSPSLAEVHGSKRHGNVSATSSVPFAGFVNGIAPRVGEKGRTGGVTPRIGSGLRLAEMENSPDQSSSRQKNPVGSCVCGENMESLVRTPGGLIVCQKCLAKYHTKSSVCPKTNPTPRGIKGQMEMSNLNMALPGFHQYDCMEV from the exons ATGGCAGAGCCAGGCAGAACCATCAGGGTGAGCGGTCTCCCCACAGACATTGAACATAAAAGGCTGAAAGACAAGTTATTCATCCACTTTCTAAGAGAGAGGAATGGAGGAGGGGAGATAGACTCCATCGTCATAGACAGAGTTGGATCTGCCCTCATTACATTTGAGGACAGTGGAG TGGCACAAAGAATTATTCAGCGCAGACGGCACACTCTTGAAGTGGATGAGAAGAGGTACAAACTTGCTGCAATAGAGCATCAAGAACGTTTGGACCCAGACCAG GTCATCTTGAACCTTACTGCCACTGTCGACTGTCGCCTTCTTCCTGGGGGAGTCACGGCTCTATTCAGACTCTCTAAGAGTCATGATGTCCGGACCAACTTCACTTCAACCCAAGATTGCTGGACACTGCAAGGCTCCTACTCGGCGATGCAGGCGGCCTTAGCTCAACTGCTTGTACCTCCTGGTGGTCAAGAGTCAGCAGATAAAAATGCTTCAGATTCGTCTGCGCCAAGCAGTTCTCGCTCCGTTCAGACATCCCAGATGACTCACACTAAAGTCTCTGAAGAAGAACTTGTTGAGCAAAGAGAAAAGCATCACAATGGGAAGACAATCTCTGAAGATGAACTTGTTAAGCAAAGAGGAAATCCTCTCAACAGGAAGACATCAGATGAGCACAACTCCAGCTCAAGCAGAAACGCAGTATCTGCAGACAAGGACATAAACCAGAACAGCAAACCCGACAGTCCTCCGTCCACATCTGCCGAGGAGTTCACTCTTATCATGGATGCAGACATGTTTCAGTATCTCCACAAACTCTGCAGGCAGGAGTATCAGGACATCCTGGATCGGTATAACATTGAGGCTGTAGATGTGACAAGGCAAGGCTTGACCACGCTGCTTCTCAAAGCTACACAGAGAGAGAAGGGTGGAGAGCTGGAGCGGATGAGACGAGCAAAACAGGCTATAGGGCAGCTTTATCTGGAGAATGAGCGTAAGATCTGCCGAGGAGAGCTCTCCAAGCGGTTCCTGGTTACCATAGGAGACCTACAAAAGGTCATCAAGTGTTTAAGCTCCAAATATCCCAAACTTCTTCTGAAGGAGGATGAGCAAAACGTCTACATCATCGGGAGCAGCAGTGATGTGTCTGCGGCAAAGCTCTTGCTTCTGAGACTAGCGAAAGACGGCATCAAAGTGGAACAAGTTTCAAGTTACCCGTCCCCTAAGGATCCAGTTTCACGTTGTTTGGTTGAAGACCGAAGCCCTGTCATCGCTACGTCAGCTGAACGATTTAACGATAAACGACTGAAGCTGACGTTGAGATCATCAGGGAGTGACAGGAAAAGTGGGGGATCGAAAACGTATAAACTAGCCGCTAGATTCAAAGACTCAGGGATGACTGGTTTAGGAGATCGCCCACTAGACTTCACCACCCGAGGCAGCTTACTGACCAGCAAACAAGCACAGATCAGGTCTTCGGCAGATGTAGAAACACCAGCTATCTCAGGCAAAGAATTCCCCAGCGTTTTACCACAGAACACCGGCGAAGACATCCTTTTCAACAGTAGAGATAGAGCATCTCCTTTCATGGCGAACACATCATCGCCAGTGGATTCTCAACACCAGCTTAGCCCTCGTCTGTCCAGTCTATCGGGAGGCTCTGCACCATCACCTCCTGGGTCTGGACAATCACTGAAGCGAGCCAACAGTTTTTCAGGAACCCCTCTGGAGAAGTCTCCAAAAAGTCCCGAGGATTCTAGTAAGCTGACAGTCAGAGGGAGGTCTTCCAGCTTCGGTggtaaaacagcaaaatcaaagCAGCAAGCCCACAGTGAGGAGATTTCAGACATTTCTCAGGTGATGTGGCTACACATTGAAGATGCGTACAGGTATCGGGTGGAGGACTTGACCTCTGATCTCCAAATGACAAAGCGCACCTCTCCGGATGGTAGGAATCTGACTCTAATATTAAGAGGAGCAGATTTATCTAAAGTCATGTTATGTAAGCAACGTTTGCAAAAGTTGGTGGACTCGGTTCGCTCAGATTTCTCTGTAAATAGAATCGAAATGTCAGATCTGGCCGTCTCTGACATGGCGGATGAAAACCTACAAGCTTGTTTATCTGAGATAAAGAATTTCTTCAAGAAGGTTTCCGTCCACAATCTGGACAAATGTGTCATTCTTCTTGGTCCAAAAGAGATGTGCAATCAAATTCAAGCCAAACTATTAGAAGTGTTTAAAAGAGATCCTGGACAACACCACTACTCAAACCCCTCTTTACAAATGAATGTAGGTCCAAGCAATAGTCTTCACTATCGCCACAATTCCCAACGTATGCTAGAGACTCAAAGTGCCAAAGCTAATCGGACCGATGATAGTCTGCAATGGAAAACAACCTACAGTAGTGACTTTAGCAAGAAGGAGCTTACAAATGGATCCCTCCATCCACCCCCAGTGACAAAGGAATCCATTTCCAGGGACAAAGTGAGCTCTCCATCTCTAGCAGAGGTACATGGAAGCAAGAGACATGGGAATGTCTCTGCAACAAGTAGTGTTCCCTTTGCAGGCTTTGTCAATGGTATAGCCCCAAGAGTAGGTGAGAAAGGAAGAACTGGAGGTGTTACCCCGCGGATCGGTTCAGGATTGAGACTTGCAGAGATGGAGAACTCTCCAGACCAATCTAGTTCTAGACAGAAGAACCCAGTGGGCTCTTGTGTCTGTGGGGAGAACATGGAGTCATTGGTAAGAACTCCAGGTGGGCTCATCGTGTGCCAAAAGTGTTTGGCAAAATATCACACCAAAAGCAGCGTTTGTCCAAAGACGAACCCGACACCCCGAGGAATCAAGGGCCAAATGGAGATGTCCAATCTGAACATGGCGCTACCAGGTTTCCACCAGTATG ACTGTATGGAAGTTTGA
- the si:busm1-163l24.3 gene encoding uncharacterized protein si:busm1-163l24.3 isoform X1, protein MAEPGRTIRVSGLPTDIEHKRLKDKLFIHFLRERNGGGEIDSIVIDRVGSALITFEDSGVAQRIIQRRRHTLEVDEKRYKLAAIEHQERLDPDQVILNLTATVDCRLLPGGVTALFRLSKSHDVRTNFTSTQDCWTLQGSYSAMQAALAQLLVPPGGQESADKNASDSSAPSSSRSVQTSQMTHTKVSEEELVEQREKHHNGKTISEDELVKQRGNPLNRKTSDEHNSSSSRNAVSADKDINQNSKPDSPPSTSAEEFTLIMDADMFQYLHKLCRQEYQDILDRYNIEAVDVTRQGLTTLLLKATQREKGGELERMRRAKQAIGQLYLENERKICRGELSKRFLVTIGDLQKVIKCLSSKYPKLLLKEDEQNVYIIGSSSDVSAAKLLLLRLAKDGIKVEQVSSYPSPKDPVSRCLVEDRSPVIATSAERFNDKRLKLTLRSSGSDRKSGGSKTYKLAARFKDSGMTGLGDRPLDFTTRGSLLTSKQAQIRSSADVETPAISGKEFPSVLPQNTGEDILFNSRDRASPFMANTSSPVDSQHQLSPRLSSLSGGSAPSPPGSGQSLKRANSFSGTPLEKSPKSPEDSSKLTVRGRSSSFGGKTAKSKQQAHSEEISDISQVMWLHIEDAYRYRVEDLTSDLQMTKRTSPDGRNLTLILRGADLSKVMLCKQRLQKLVDSVRSDFSVNRIEMSDLAVSDMADENLQACLSEIKNFFKKVSVHNLDKCVILLGPKEMCNQIQAKLLEVFKRDPGQHHYSNPSLQMNVGPSNSLHYRHNSQRMLETQSAKANRTDDSLQWKTTYSSDFSKKELTNGSLHPPPVTKESISRDKVSSPSLAEVHGSKRHGNVSATSSVPFAGFVNGIAPRVGEKGRTGGVTPRIGSGLRLAEMENSPDQSSSRQKNPVGSCVCGENMESLVRTPGGLIVCQKCLAKYHTKSSVCPKTNPTPRGIKGQMEMSNLNMALPGFHQYGIIKITYIIPDGLQGEGHPSPGKPFRGGTFDAFFPDCDAVYKLLPRLEKAFQRGLTFTVRSNGTDAKVVWNAIPHKTSLNEGKAKGGYPDSTYLNVLSDTLKKYGIE, encoded by the exons ATGGCAGAGCCAGGCAGAACCATCAGGGTGAGCGGTCTCCCCACAGACATTGAACATAAAAGGCTGAAAGACAAGTTATTCATCCACTTTCTAAGAGAGAGGAATGGAGGAGGGGAGATAGACTCCATCGTCATAGACAGAGTTGGATCTGCCCTCATTACATTTGAGGACAGTGGAG TGGCACAAAGAATTATTCAGCGCAGACGGCACACTCTTGAAGTGGATGAGAAGAGGTACAAACTTGCTGCAATAGAGCATCAAGAACGTTTGGACCCAGACCAG GTCATCTTGAACCTTACTGCCACTGTCGACTGTCGCCTTCTTCCTGGGGGAGTCACGGCTCTATTCAGACTCTCTAAGAGTCATGATGTCCGGACCAACTTCACTTCAACCCAAGATTGCTGGACACTGCAAGGCTCCTACTCGGCGATGCAGGCGGCCTTAGCTCAACTGCTTGTACCTCCTGGTGGTCAAGAGTCAGCAGATAAAAATGCTTCAGATTCGTCTGCGCCAAGCAGTTCTCGCTCCGTTCAGACATCCCAGATGACTCACACTAAAGTCTCTGAAGAAGAACTTGTTGAGCAAAGAGAAAAGCATCACAATGGGAAGACAATCTCTGAAGATGAACTTGTTAAGCAAAGAGGAAATCCTCTCAACAGGAAGACATCAGATGAGCACAACTCCAGCTCAAGCAGAAACGCAGTATCTGCAGACAAGGACATAAACCAGAACAGCAAACCCGACAGTCCTCCGTCCACATCTGCCGAGGAGTTCACTCTTATCATGGATGCAGACATGTTTCAGTATCTCCACAAACTCTGCAGGCAGGAGTATCAGGACATCCTGGATCGGTATAACATTGAGGCTGTAGATGTGACAAGGCAAGGCTTGACCACGCTGCTTCTCAAAGCTACACAGAGAGAGAAGGGTGGAGAGCTGGAGCGGATGAGACGAGCAAAACAGGCTATAGGGCAGCTTTATCTGGAGAATGAGCGTAAGATCTGCCGAGGAGAGCTCTCCAAGCGGTTCCTGGTTACCATAGGAGACCTACAAAAGGTCATCAAGTGTTTAAGCTCCAAATATCCCAAACTTCTTCTGAAGGAGGATGAGCAAAACGTCTACATCATCGGGAGCAGCAGTGATGTGTCTGCGGCAAAGCTCTTGCTTCTGAGACTAGCGAAAGACGGCATCAAAGTGGAACAAGTTTCAAGTTACCCGTCCCCTAAGGATCCAGTTTCACGTTGTTTGGTTGAAGACCGAAGCCCTGTCATCGCTACGTCAGCTGAACGATTTAACGATAAACGACTGAAGCTGACGTTGAGATCATCAGGGAGTGACAGGAAAAGTGGGGGATCGAAAACGTATAAACTAGCCGCTAGATTCAAAGACTCAGGGATGACTGGTTTAGGAGATCGCCCACTAGACTTCACCACCCGAGGCAGCTTACTGACCAGCAAACAAGCACAGATCAGGTCTTCGGCAGATGTAGAAACACCAGCTATCTCAGGCAAAGAATTCCCCAGCGTTTTACCACAGAACACCGGCGAAGACATCCTTTTCAACAGTAGAGATAGAGCATCTCCTTTCATGGCGAACACATCATCGCCAGTGGATTCTCAACACCAGCTTAGCCCTCGTCTGTCCAGTCTATCGGGAGGCTCTGCACCATCACCTCCTGGGTCTGGACAATCACTGAAGCGAGCCAACAGTTTTTCAGGAACCCCTCTGGAGAAGTCTCCAAAAAGTCCCGAGGATTCTAGTAAGCTGACAGTCAGAGGGAGGTCTTCCAGCTTCGGTggtaaaacagcaaaatcaaagCAGCAAGCCCACAGTGAGGAGATTTCAGACATTTCTCAGGTGATGTGGCTACACATTGAAGATGCGTACAGGTATCGGGTGGAGGACTTGACCTCTGATCTCCAAATGACAAAGCGCACCTCTCCGGATGGTAGGAATCTGACTCTAATATTAAGAGGAGCAGATTTATCTAAAGTCATGTTATGTAAGCAACGTTTGCAAAAGTTGGTGGACTCGGTTCGCTCAGATTTCTCTGTAAATAGAATCGAAATGTCAGATCTGGCCGTCTCTGACATGGCGGATGAAAACCTACAAGCTTGTTTATCTGAGATAAAGAATTTCTTCAAGAAGGTTTCCGTCCACAATCTGGACAAATGTGTCATTCTTCTTGGTCCAAAAGAGATGTGCAATCAAATTCAAGCCAAACTATTAGAAGTGTTTAAAAGAGATCCTGGACAACACCACTACTCAAACCCCTCTTTACAAATGAATGTAGGTCCAAGCAATAGTCTTCACTATCGCCACAATTCCCAACGTATGCTAGAGACTCAAAGTGCCAAAGCTAATCGGACCGATGATAGTCTGCAATGGAAAACAACCTACAGTAGTGACTTTAGCAAGAAGGAGCTTACAAATGGATCCCTCCATCCACCCCCAGTGACAAAGGAATCCATTTCCAGGGACAAAGTGAGCTCTCCATCTCTAGCAGAGGTACATGGAAGCAAGAGACATGGGAATGTCTCTGCAACAAGTAGTGTTCCCTTTGCAGGCTTTGTCAATGGTATAGCCCCAAGAGTAGGTGAGAAAGGAAGAACTGGAGGTGTTACCCCGCGGATCGGTTCAGGATTGAGACTTGCAGAGATGGAGAACTCTCCAGACCAATCTAGTTCTAGACAGAAGAACCCAGTGGGCTCTTGTGTCTGTGGGGAGAACATGGAGTCATTGGTAAGAACTCCAGGTGGGCTCATCGTGTGCCAAAAGTGTTTGGCAAAATATCACACCAAAAGCAGCGTTTGTCCAAAGACGAACCCGACACCCCGAGGAATCAAGGGCCAAATGGAGATGTCCAATCTGAACATGGCGCTACCAGGTTTCCACCAGTATGGTATTATCAAGATCACCTACATCATTCCTGATGGTTTACAAGGG GAGGGTCATCCATCTCCTGGAAAACCATTTAGGGGAGGAACGTTTGACGCCTTCTTCCCGGACTGCGATGCGGTGTACAAGCTGCTTCCCAGGCTGGAGAAAGCCTTCCAGAGGGGACTCACCTTTACTGTGAGAAGCAATGGAACAGACGCTAAGGTGGTCTGGAACGCCATCCCACACAAGACCAGCTTAAATGAGGGCAAAGCCAA gGGCGGATACCCTGACTCGACTTACCTAAACGTTTTGTCTGACACCTTGAAGAAATATGGAATTGAGTAA